Below is a genomic region from Calditrichota bacterium.
GTCGCTGTCGGGGCGGAAGTCGTCGCGCAACACCGAGCCGAAGAACGCCAGTTCGACGATCTTCCACTTGCGACAGTAGGCCTCGACCCGGTCACGGTCGATGGGGAGGCGCAGCGAAGTATGTGAGGCGATGTCGGGCATAGGGCTCAAGGCTCAGGGCTTAGGGCTCAAGGCTCAGGGCTTAGGGCTCAGGGCTCTAGGCTTGGGAGTTGCGGGCAAGAACAGCCTTACGGCCGTTCGGCCCCTACGCGAAAGGCTCATGCCTTCCTGCGTTCATCGTCAAGTTAAGCAGCCATCCGGGGCAATGCAATAGCGGGAGGGCAGATAATGGTGATGCTGGTGGTGATGGTGATGCCGGCCACGGTGGGGATAGCCGCGCCATCCCTGCCTAACTGCCTTCATCGCCCTACCAAGTTAGAAGAACAAGGCACAACACATTCCTCAAGGGGCAAGGCACAGTGCCGGCGGCAAGTGACTCGACACCTGAACTTGAGGTGGATCCGATTGCTGTCGTCAATATACTACAGTTCACCGGGTGAACACGAGCCTGGACGATCAGGGACTCCACAAGCAAGTTAACGAAGCGGGTTCGAAGTTACTCACAGCCACACAACCACTCAGTCGCTCAGCCGCTCAGGCTCCTCCCCAGGTTCAGATCTTCGCCGGATAAGGCTCAGCCTCCGGCGTTCACAGGCCAACATGCCATTATCGATCTCGAAGGTCCGATCCGCAACTTTGCAAACCTCGGCTTCAAGCATAACTTTTTGCCATCAAGTGTGTGCATACCATTGAAGGTCATCAGCCATAATAGAACTTCAACATCCAACCGAATGCAACAAGGTTCAATGTCAAAAGAATTGCTATCACTGCAGTTACGAAGTGTGGTATCGGAATGGAAGAAAGGAAGCGCTCTTTCAATGCAGTCCAACCCGTCGCGACAAGCAGTCCGATCATAATCAAAGTGGGGAATAGATAGCGCCCCTGCGACTGAATGTAGCGTAGATTAAAGTAAACCACACCTCCAAGATTGCATATCACAAGCATCAACGGTAGAGAAATCGAAGTCCGCGCTTCGCTCTTCTTACGCAGCACCAGGACGACGCCCAATATCGCTCCCAAGAACAATATCAAAATGACCAGATTGAAGACTGCTGGAAGCCGTCCATTCATCCATCCAAATGTGGCATAGAATGAAACGATTAACCTGCGCCAAAATCGTATCCAATAGATCGGAGTCGCGAATTCTTGATAACCACCGGGGCTGCTATTCTCAAGGTCGATTGCCGCAGTTGAAAAGACATCTCCATAATATAGCAGATTGCGGACCCAAAGAGGTGCTGATAAGACGGCACTTATCGTCCCCATTAGCAGGCAGTTTTTAAGGATGATAATTCGCTTGAAATTGTATCTAAATACCTGAACCAGTGCAAGCAAGATTATTGCCGGAAGTAGAAAGGCGGAATAGAACTTGATCGAAAGGCCTAATCCGAACCATGAACCGGCCATAAAGTAAGATGTCATTTGAGCGGGGTTGCGATAAATACGCAGGAGATAAAGCGCTGTTAGAGAGGTCATTAAATGCGATAGAGCATCGTTGTTTATGACACTGCTCATGAAGGCAAACTGCGGAAGCAGGGAAATGAAACCGATCGCAATAACCCTGATGCTGCTGTCAACTCGGGCTTCACTTAGAATCCTAATTCCAATAATAATAGTAATATATCCAGTTAACGCAGACACTATGCGCAAGATGTAGAACGCTATGCGGGACCCCGCATCATGAAAGACCGTTGCTTTTGATACAAAGAGGCGATTTGTATTTCGCGATCCACCAAACCGAGTTGATGATGTATCGGGAATGACATCCAGGTGTATTCCTTCAGTACCCGCGAAAATGCGAACCAGGATCGCTGCTGTGTAGTAGTAGATAGGCGGCTGGAGACCCTCACCTGGAACGCGCTCCTCTGGCACAAGTGCGTTAGGTGACTTCCAATTTATGGCAATGTAATTGATATGCTCAAGATGAGAATTCTCGTCTGGAGCCTCAAATACGGGCACTATCAGCGCATAAAGCACTGCCGTCAATAAGAAGTAGAGAGGTAAAATTCGCTCCCACTTGTCAAGTTGCGTTTGGCTGGTGAACAAGATTGATCCGAAGATGCTATTCAAAGGCTTCTATCAGTGAGATTTCCTAATCTTCCGGTGGAGGCAGCCATTCTTCTTCCCCGTCGGACTGTCCGTCGCCGGACGTTGGCAGGTCATCGCCACCGAAGACGTTGATCCAGCCGTCGTCGAGCGGCTCGTTGCGAAGTGCGCGCAGGAACGCAATCGCTGACGCCGGTGCGAGGCCGGAGTGGATTTCGCCCCACTGGATCTTTTCGACGCCCCAACGCCAATGGCCGACGGGAGAATCGGGATTGTCGCGGTGAGCCAGCGCCGCCTCCCGACATTCCCGGTCGGAAAGCCCAAGGTACTGCTCTTGAATGGTGAAGTTTTTGAGGATGTAGATATTCATGCTGTCATGTCCCGGAATTTAAGGTTGGTCTTTTGCATGGAAATACTGAATCTATTTACCACAGAGGACACAAAGGAACACGGAGGTGATAAAACTCTGTGCTTCTTTGTGTTCTCTGTGGTGAAATTCACTTTACTACGTTGAAATGCTCGATTGTCTGCGTTCGCCGGTCGGAGGGAATGTCGATCAGCCAACGATTGATGACGGTAAGGGCGCTTGCGAGCGAATAGAGTTCCTGCTGGAATTCACCCCCGCCGACAAAAGGAGCGTAGTCCTTGGTTGCGACCACTAAAAATGCCTCGTCTGCACTTGAAGACCCGGGCGCAAGATAAGCCGTCAAGTGCCATCCCGCACCGGAAGGTGGAATAGTAAGTTCATTTTCCGCACGCAGAAAGTTGCTCTCCTGCATCCGGTTAGGCAGAACGACCCGCATGGAATCACCTTTGAATAAATTGAAGATGGTCACATAGGCGTCTTGCGTTGCGCGGACTTTCAACAACACTTTTTCACCATGTCTGGCTGTGGACTTGGACAGCATCAATGAGACCTTGAACCATGGATCTGCCTGCCCGGTGTCTTGTGCAACACGAGCCTCATTACGACAATAGACATCAACATCCCCGTTTGGCGCGAGTCGATTTTGATAACTGACCCGCTCTTCAACGATCCGTCCACGCGTAATGCCCTGGGTAAAACGAGCAAAATGGTCATAGGCTTCGCCGCTGGAAGATTCGCTCAATAGACGGCTCGTTATGCCAATAAACTCCAACCCCACCTTGGAGAGCGCGTCCTGACGGGCGAGGTCGAGGGCTTTCGCCCGGGCCTCTTCAGGGGTGATATGAATGACCGGAACTGTCGCCTCCCCAACCTGCCACTCCGC
It encodes:
- a CDS encoding DUF4384 domain-containing protein, which codes for MKIFQHRGHGEFRVFLLFLLCALCVKSVMGAEWQVGEATVPVIHITPEEARAKALDLARQDALSKVGLEFIGITSRLLSESSSGEAYDHFARFTQGITRGRIVEERVSYQNRLAPNGDVDVYCRNEARVAQDTGQADPWFKVSLMLSKSTARHGEKVLLKVRATQDAYVTIFNLFKGDSMRVVLPNRMQESNFLRAENELTIPPSGAGWHLTAYLAPGSSSADEAFLVVATKDYAPFVGGGEFQQELYSLASALTVINRWLIDIPSDRRTQTIEHFNVVK